Genomic window (Oscillospiraceae bacterium):
CTGATCAGCGAGAGCAGGCTGTAGTAGTGGATCATCTGCCCGTTTTCCCGGTACGCGGCCAGTTGTTCCTCAGACTGCCCCTCCAGCAGTGCGTCCAGCGCCCACAGGAAAGCGTCCGCCTTCTCCCACACCAGCGTATATTCGCCCACAATGACGTCGTGAAACGCCTGAGCCCGGCCCAGGTCGTCGTCCACGTAATTTTTGTCTCCGTAATATTTTTTAGCTTCGGTCAGCGCGGCGGCATAGCGGCTGAGCACCGGTTCCAAGGCCCGCAGAGCGTCGTCTGACGCCGTGTCCAGCGGTTCTTTGTCCACGTATTCCATCGCCTCCGCGAGGCTGTCCGCAATGTTCGTGGCATACAAGGAGTATCCGTCAAAGTCGTCGTCTATGTGAACAGTGTCGTCCGAGCCAAACGCCTCTATGTAGTCGAACACGACCCTTTCGATGTCGCTTTGGATGTCGTTGTACAGTTCGATGTACGCGTTGTGCTTGTAGACCTCAGCGGCCTCCGGGTCCACCTCGGGTTCACCCCCGGCGCTGTCCGCCATATCGTCCAGGCTTTGTCCCATCCAGGAGCAGGCGGGCAGGGCAAACACCAAGGTAAGCACGCACACAAACAGGAGCAGCTTCTTCACAACAAAACCTCTTTCTCTCTCCATTGGCAAAAAGCGCCTCCACATCCCCCGCTTCGCCTCCATATTATTTCTTATCAAACTCAACGAACCCGCACGGCGCGAGCTTATGTTGACGCATATATTCATGGTTCAAGTATGCGCGACATCGATTTTTGTGATTTCTTAACGAAACCTCATACGGACTATTCTCTTTACTCAAATGATAATGCGTTTGTTA
Coding sequences:
- a CDS encoding YiiG family protein, whose translation is MKKLLLFVCVLTLVFALPACSWMGQSLDDMADSAGGEPEVDPEAAEVYKHNAYIELYNDIQSDIERVVFDYIEAFGSDDTVHIDDDFDGYSLYATNIADSLAEAMEYVDKEPLDTASDDALRALEPVLSRYAAALTEAKKYYGDKNYVDDDLGRAQAFHDVIVGEYTLVWEKADAFLWALDALLEGQSEEQLAAYRENGQMIHYYSLLSLISAQDINLYLTDCGIGAENIHDINMVEFRPLYNAFTDAYVEYTALAENKDAIDAEGFFSLFSYSSELADLKASLSELIDMVQNGRRFSDIDVQVAHITEGTPEHIRESTQKLLDAYNSGIV